The Vibrio astriarenae genome contains a region encoding:
- a CDS encoding U32 family peptidase: MKYALGPLLYFWPKQDVEAFYQQAMSSNADIVYLGESVCSKRREMKVNHWFDIAKELSSAGKQVVISTMALLEAPSEVSVMKKYIDNGDFAIEANDVSAIQLASEKKVPFVVGPAVNTYNAHTLKLFRQQGMIRWCMPVELSRDWLTNTLNQCDELGIRGDFEVEVFSHGYLPLAYSARCFTARAENRSKDDCETCCIKYPTGIQVRSQEGQEVFNLNGIQTQSGYCYNLINDLPGMKGLVDIVRLSPLGVSTFSELEQFRNNETGQHPQKIEDRQCNGYWHQLAGLDVKNI; encoded by the coding sequence ATGAAATACGCGCTAGGCCCCCTACTCTATTTTTGGCCGAAACAAGATGTGGAAGCTTTTTATCAACAAGCCATGAGCAGCAATGCAGATATTGTTTATCTGGGTGAATCTGTTTGTTCAAAGCGCCGAGAGATGAAGGTTAATCACTGGTTTGATATTGCCAAAGAGCTCTCTTCCGCGGGTAAACAAGTGGTGATCTCAACCATGGCACTGCTAGAAGCGCCAAGCGAAGTCAGTGTCATGAAAAAGTACATCGATAACGGTGACTTTGCTATTGAAGCCAACGATGTATCAGCGATTCAACTCGCCAGCGAAAAGAAGGTGCCATTTGTTGTTGGTCCTGCGGTTAACACCTACAACGCGCACACACTAAAGCTGTTTCGCCAACAAGGTATGATTCGTTGGTGTATGCCCGTTGAACTGTCTCGTGATTGGCTAACTAACACACTTAACCAGTGTGATGAGCTTGGTATTCGTGGTGACTTTGAAGTGGAAGTGTTCAGCCACGGTTACTTGCCATTGGCATACTCTGCTCGTTGCTTTACTGCTCGCGCAGAGAACCGCTCTAAAGATGACTGTGAAACCTGCTGCATCAAGTACCCAACCGGTATTCAAGTGCGCAGCCAAGAAGGGCAAGAGGTGTTCAATCTCAATGGTATCCAGACCCAGTCAGGCTACTGCTACAACCTAATCAATGACCTTCCAGGCATGAAAGGCTTGGTGGATATCGTGCGCTTAAGCCCTCTTGGTGTGAGCACTTTCTCTGAGCTCGAGCAGTTCCGTAACAATGAAACCGGTCAACACCCGCAAAAAATTGAAGACCGACAATGTAACGGCTACTGGCATCAACTTGCTGGATTAGATGTAAAAAATATCTAG
- a CDS encoding CG2 omega domain protein: MRTVLLMSAFLFPILASADVTISGDKMELSKDCLRLEGDNVKITSEECKSSKNKHDKDGDNRSVHGDDNPGKGHGKKKDKD, encoded by the coding sequence ATGAGAACTGTTCTTCTAATGAGTGCTTTTTTGTTTCCGATATTGGCGAGTGCAGATGTAACAATATCAGGCGATAAGATGGAGTTGAGTAAAGATTGTCTTCGCCTGGAGGGAGATAACGTCAAAATTACCTCTGAAGAGTGCAAGTCGTCTAAAAACAAACACGATAAAGACGGAGATAATCGCAGTGTTCATGGCGATGACAACCCAGGCAAAGGTCACGGAAAGAAGAAAGATAAAGATTAG
- a CDS encoding MATE family efflux transporter — protein sequence MKAEVTRQFWRYTIPTVAAMLVNGLYQVVDGIFIGRYVGADGLAGINVAWPLIGTILGIGMLVGVGTGALVSIRQGEKKTADAKRILSTGLLLLVVVAPMIAFALHHLADDFMRLQGAQGRVFDLGWQYISILIYSCFFSLGSIAIPFLLRNDNSPNLATVLMVIGAVANIVFDYLFIAWLGWELEGAAMATALSQMIVTVLGIGYFFSPYATLRIERKDLRIQWAVIPQIFAIGTSSFFMYAYGSMMVALHNGLFASYGSPVLIGAYAILGYIVTVYYLTAEGIANGMQPLVSYNHGAGKPEHIRTLLRVAMSSSVLVGVAFVVILNLFPYQFVAIFNGEDQALLDGAVMGIRLHMFALFLDGFLVVAGAYYQAINKGSKAMFVTLGNMLIQLPFLYVMPKLWGVTGIWLAFPLSNIALSCLVGWMLWKDVKRTLSSAQTNRCYA from the coding sequence ATGAAAGCTGAAGTTACTCGCCAATTTTGGCGCTATACCATTCCGACCGTTGCTGCCATGTTGGTTAACGGTCTGTATCAAGTGGTGGATGGTATCTTTATCGGTCGCTATGTCGGGGCTGATGGTCTGGCTGGAATCAATGTCGCTTGGCCACTCATCGGCACGATACTGGGCATAGGTATGCTGGTGGGCGTGGGTACGGGTGCTTTAGTGTCGATACGCCAAGGCGAGAAAAAGACCGCAGATGCAAAGCGCATTTTGAGCACTGGCTTGCTGTTGCTTGTTGTCGTGGCACCGATGATTGCCTTCGCTTTGCACCATCTCGCTGATGACTTTATGCGCTTGCAGGGCGCGCAGGGGCGCGTGTTTGATCTGGGTTGGCAGTACATCTCAATCTTGATCTATAGCTGTTTTTTTTCTCTCGGTTCAATAGCAATCCCGTTCTTGCTGCGTAATGACAATAGTCCGAATCTCGCGACGGTATTGATGGTGATAGGCGCTGTCGCCAATATTGTTTTTGACTATTTGTTCATCGCTTGGTTGGGCTGGGAGTTGGAAGGGGCTGCGATGGCCACTGCGTTATCACAGATGATTGTGACGGTGCTTGGTATTGGCTATTTCTTCTCGCCGTATGCAACGTTAAGAATCGAGCGCAAAGACCTGCGCATTCAGTGGGCAGTCATTCCTCAAATATTCGCTATTGGTACCTCCAGTTTCTTTATGTACGCCTATGGCTCAATGATGGTGGCTCTGCACAATGGCCTATTTGCTAGCTATGGCAGCCCAGTATTGATTGGTGCGTACGCTATTTTGGGCTATATCGTGACGGTTTATTATCTTACAGCTGAGGGCATCGCCAACGGTATGCAGCCTTTGGTGAGCTATAACCATGGTGCGGGTAAACCTGAGCATATCCGTACTCTATTGAGAGTGGCAATGAGCAGTTCGGTACTGGTGGGTGTTGCGTTTGTGGTGATTCTGAACCTGTTCCCATACCAGTTCGTCGCCATCTTTAATGGAGAAGACCAAGCATTATTGGATGGTGCCGTGATGGGGATACGCTTGCACATGTTTGCGCTGTTCTTAGATGGCTTCTTAGTGGTTGCCGGCGCCTACTATCAAGCGATCAATAAGGGCAGCAAAGCGATGTTTGTGACGCTGGGCAATATGCTTATCCAGCTACCTTTCTTATACGTAATGCCGAAACTTTGGGGCGTGACAGGCATTTGGTTGGCGTTCCCACTGTCGAATATTGCTTTAAGCTGCTTGGTGGGATGGATGCTGTGGAAGGATGTTAAGCGAACACTTTCTTCTGCGCAGACAAACCGCTGCTATGCTTAA
- a CDS encoding MarR family winged helix-turn-helix transcriptional regulator: MSLEETLIRLESQSAKAWRRYASQDALSSLSFNEFEYLRVIKESGESGIRITDIAHEMSVTKPSASNMVARLEKRNMVKRILCAEDARSKRIVVTGEVIESWALENVVYQDLAEKMRTKLSGSEVELLEQLLEKSLG; encoded by the coding sequence ATGTCTTTGGAAGAAACGCTAATTAGGCTTGAAAGCCAAAGTGCTAAAGCTTGGCGACGTTATGCCAGCCAAGATGCACTATCGAGTTTGAGTTTTAATGAGTTTGAGTATTTAAGAGTCATTAAAGAGTCCGGTGAGAGCGGGATTCGTATTACCGACATCGCACACGAGATGTCGGTGACTAAGCCCTCAGCTTCCAATATGGTCGCAAGGCTTGAAAAAAGGAACATGGTGAAACGTATCTTGTGCGCTGAAGATGCACGTTCAAAGCGTATTGTCGTCACTGGCGAAGTTATTGAAAGTTGGGCATTGGAGAACGTGGTTTATCAAGACTTAGCCGAGAAGATGCGCACAAAGTTGAGTGGCAGCGAAGTAGAGCTATTAGAGCAACTGCTAGAAAAATCCTTGGGCTGA
- the nlpI gene encoding lipoprotein NlpI, with protein MKWFKTATLGVALALLGGCASMESASDNGSQWMYPPMAVPLQASVQQEVQIARLSQLLLRTDLSDEIRAKMLYERGNYYDSVGLRDLARLDFNQSLSLNPAQPDIFNLLGVYYTQIAEFDAAYEAFDSTLELDPSNSYATRNRAIALYYGGRLELALEDMQAHFDEDPNDAFRALWLYIIKSEVEPEQARAELLARYEDRDEQWGWVLVALMLNEVSEEQAFKVIYSTSTDNMVLAEQLTEAYFYLAKRYQQEKKYADAISLYKLAMSFNVYEYVEHRYSFLELGRIYTQLRQEQVEAGE; from the coding sequence GTGAAATGGTTTAAAACGGCGACATTGGGTGTTGCATTAGCGCTTCTTGGTGGTTGTGCTTCAATGGAGTCGGCGAGTGATAACGGCAGCCAGTGGATGTATCCACCAATGGCAGTGCCTCTGCAAGCGAGTGTTCAGCAAGAGGTACAGATTGCTCGATTGAGCCAATTATTGTTGCGTACCGATCTGAGTGATGAGATCCGCGCTAAGATGCTTTATGAGCGTGGTAACTACTACGATAGTGTTGGTTTACGTGACTTAGCTCGATTAGACTTTAATCAGTCCCTGAGCTTGAACCCAGCACAGCCTGATATTTTCAATTTGCTTGGGGTTTATTACACGCAAATCGCTGAGTTTGATGCGGCTTATGAAGCTTTTGATTCAACCTTAGAGTTAGACCCAAGCAACAGTTATGCAACGCGTAATCGCGCGATTGCTTTATATTACGGTGGTCGTCTTGAACTAGCACTTGAAGATATGCAGGCGCATTTCGATGAAGATCCGAACGATGCATTCCGTGCACTGTGGCTATACATCATCAAAAGTGAGGTGGAGCCGGAGCAAGCGCGCGCGGAGTTGCTGGCACGCTATGAAGATCGTGACGAGCAGTGGGGCTGGGTGTTGGTGGCTCTAATGCTAAATGAAGTATCTGAAGAGCAAGCATTTAAAGTCATTTACTCTACTAGTACCGACAACATGGTACTTGCAGAGCAGCTAACGGAAGCTTACTTCTACTTGGCTAAGCGCTATCAACAAGAGAAGAAATATGCCGATGCGATTTCTCTCTACAAGCTTGCGATGTCATTTAATGTCTATGAGTATGTTGAGCACAGATATTCGTTCCTAGAATTAGGAAGAATCTATACTCAACTGCGCCAAGAACAGGTAGAGGCGGGAGAGTAA
- the pnp gene encoding polyribonucleotide nucleotidyltransferase, protein MFEKPVVKTFQYGNHTVTLETGVIARQATAAVMVTMDDTAVFVSVVGKKEAVEGQDFFPLTVNYQERTYAAGKIPGGFFKREGRPSEGETLTARLIDRPIRPLFPDAFKNEVQVIATVVSVNPDVQPDIVTMIGTSAALAISGIPFNGPIGAARVGHVDGQLVLNPSNTELETSKLDLVVAGTEGAVLMVESEADNLTEEEMLSAVVYGHDQQQVVINAINEFKAEVATPAWDWVAPEENTALVNKIAELAEAKLVEAYQITEKMARYDRIHAIAGEVNDVLLAEDPEANTKEIHTIFHDLEKTVVRRSIIAGNPRIDGREKDMVRALDVRTGVLPRTHGSSLFTRGETQALVTATLGTQRDAQIIDELTGERKDHFLLHYNFPPYCVGETGFVGSPKRREIGHGKLAKRGIAAVMPSVDEFPYTVRVVSEITESNGSSSMASVCGTSLALMDAGVPIKSSVAGIAMGLVKEGDDFVVLSDILGDEDHLGDMDFKVAGTNTGITALQMDIKIEGITKEIMQIALNQAQGARKHILSVMDEAISGAREDISEFAPRIHTMKISAEKIKDVIGKGGAVIRALTEETGTTIEIEDDGTIKIAATEGTAAKEAIRRIEEITAEVEVGRIYTGKVARLADFGAFVTVLPGKDGLVHISQIADKRVEKVSDYLTEGQEVKVKVLEIDRQGRVRLSMKEAVESTDAPAADAE, encoded by the coding sequence ATGTTCGAAAAACCAGTTGTTAAAACGTTCCAGTACGGTAACCACACAGTTACTTTAGAAACTGGCGTTATTGCACGTCAAGCTACCGCTGCCGTTATGGTTACTATGGACGATACAGCCGTATTCGTTTCTGTAGTTGGTAAAAAAGAAGCAGTTGAAGGTCAAGACTTCTTCCCGCTAACAGTAAACTACCAAGAGCGTACTTACGCTGCTGGTAAAATCCCTGGTGGTTTCTTCAAGCGTGAAGGTCGTCCTTCTGAAGGTGAAACGCTAACGGCTCGTCTAATCGACCGTCCAATCCGTCCACTTTTCCCAGACGCATTCAAAAACGAAGTACAAGTTATTGCAACGGTTGTTTCTGTTAACCCAGACGTACAGCCAGACATCGTAACGATGATCGGTACTTCTGCAGCGCTAGCTATCTCTGGTATTCCGTTTAACGGTCCTATCGGTGCAGCACGTGTTGGTCACGTTGATGGTCAACTTGTTCTTAACCCAAGCAACACTGAGCTAGAAACGTCTAAGCTTGACCTAGTTGTAGCGGGTACGGAAGGCGCTGTTCTTATGGTTGAGTCAGAAGCGGATAACCTAACTGAAGAAGAGATGCTATCTGCAGTGGTATACGGCCACGACCAACAGCAAGTTGTGATCAACGCAATCAACGAATTCAAAGCTGAAGTTGCGACTCCTGCTTGGGATTGGGTTGCTCCTGAAGAGAACACAGCGCTTGTAAACAAGATTGCTGAACTAGCAGAAGCTAAGCTGGTAGAAGCTTACCAAATCACAGAAAAGATGGCTCGTTACGACCGCATCCACGCGATTGCTGGTGAAGTTAACGATGTTCTTCTTGCTGAAGATCCAGAAGCAAACACTAAAGAAATCCACACTATCTTCCACGATCTAGAGAAGACAGTGGTACGTCGCAGCATCATCGCGGGTAACCCACGTATCGATGGTCGTGAAAAAGACATGGTTCGTGCGCTAGACGTACGTACAGGTGTGCTTCCACGTACTCACGGTTCATCACTATTTACTCGTGGTGAAACTCAGGCGCTTGTTACTGCGACTCTTGGTACGCAGCGCGATGCTCAAATCATCGACGAGCTAACGGGTGAGCGTAAAGATCACTTCCTTCTACACTACAACTTCCCTCCATACTGTGTAGGTGAGACAGGTTTCGTTGGTTCTCCTAAGCGTCGTGAAATCGGCCACGGTAAACTGGCTAAGCGTGGTATTGCTGCTGTAATGCCATCAGTAGATGAGTTCCCGTATACAGTACGTGTTGTATCAGAAATCACAGAATCTAACGGTTCTTCTTCAATGGCTTCTGTATGTGGTACGTCTCTAGCACTTATGGACGCGGGTGTGCCAATCAAGTCTTCTGTTGCGGGTATCGCAATGGGTCTTGTTAAAGAAGGCGACGACTTCGTTGTTCTTTCTGACATTCTTGGTGATGAAGACCACCTAGGCGACATGGACTTTAAAGTAGCAGGTACTAACACGGGTATCACTGCACTTCAAATGGACATCAAGATCGAAGGTATCACTAAAGAGATCATGCAAATTGCTCTTAACCAAGCGCAAGGTGCACGTAAGCACATCCTATCTGTAATGGATGAAGCTATCTCTGGCGCTCGTGAAGACATCTCTGAGTTCGCTCCGCGTATTCACACAATGAAGATCAGCGCAGAGAAGATCAAAGACGTTATCGGTAAAGGTGGTGCAGTTATCCGTGCTCTAACTGAAGAGACGGGGACAACGATCGAAATCGAAGACGACGGTACAATCAAGATTGCTGCAACTGAAGGTACAGCGGCGAAAGAAGCAATCCGTCGTATCGAAGAGATCACTGCTGAAGTTGAAGTAGGCCGCATCTACACAGGTAAAGTTGCTCGTCTAGCGGACTTCGGTGCATTCGTGACAGTACTTCCTGGTAAAGATGGTCTAGTACACATCTCTCAAATCGCTGACAAGCGCGTTGAGAAAGTGTCTGACTACCTAACTGAAGGTCAAGAAGTGAAAGTTAAAGTTCTTGAGATTGACCGCCAAGGCCGTGTTCGTCTGAGCATGAAAGAAGCGGTTGAGTCGACAGACGCACCTGCAGCTGACGCAGAATAA
- the rpsO gene encoding 30S ribosomal protein S15 — protein MSLNAETKAAIVAEYARTEGDTGSPEVQVALLTASINHLQGHFKAHKGDHHSRRGLLRMVSSRRKLLDYLKGKDLGRYQELIKRLGLRR, from the coding sequence ATGTCTCTGAATGCAGAAACTAAAGCAGCAATCGTTGCAGAATACGCGCGCACTGAAGGCGACACTGGTTCACCAGAAGTTCAAGTAGCTCTACTTACAGCTTCTATCAACCACCTACAAGGTCACTTCAAAGCTCACAAAGGCGATCACCACAGCCGTCGTGGTCTTCTACGTATGGTTTCTAGCCGTCGTAAGCTTCTAGACTACCTAAAAGGTAAAGATCTAGGTCGCTACCAAGAGCTAATCAAACGTCTAGGCCTACGTCGCTAA